In Pseudorasbora parva isolate DD20220531a chromosome 20, ASM2467924v1, whole genome shotgun sequence, a single window of DNA contains:
- the LOC137049324 gene encoding gastrula zinc finger protein XlCGF57.1-like, producing the protein MAFIKEERKDLKIEETFRVKHEDVKIEETFRVKHEETEEQTELTVLKEETEELNEMEEKDQFKNDYFITEEKPFSCSQAESTLSQKKATNKGTTSNYTCQQCGKSLGSKASLNLHMRVHTGEKPYTCQQCGKSYKHKVNLKRHMSVHSGEKPHTCPQCGKSFSTKQNFEDHMRIHTGETPFTCQQCGKGFNQKGILNVHMIVHSGEKPYTCQQCGKSFKRKLNLNIHMKVHTGEKHYTCPQCGKSFSIKQVFEDHIRIHTGEKPFTCQQCGKSFKQKGSVNQHMKVHTEEKPYICQQCGKCFKIKGNLNLHMIVHTREKPFTCQQCGDCFKLKGHLNRHMRIHTR; encoded by the exons ATGgcatttattaaagaggagaggaAAGACctgaagattgaagaaacattcagAGTCAAACATGAAGAcgtgaagattgaagaaacattcagagttaagcatgaagaaactgaggagCAAACAG AGCTGACGGTGCTGAAAGAGGAGACTGAAGAACTGAATGAAATGGAAGAGAAAGATCAATTTAAGAATGATTATTTCATAACAGAGGAAAAACCTTTTAGTTGCTCACAGGCTGAAAGTACTTTGTCACAAAAAAAGGCTACAAATAAGGGAACTACAAGTaattacacctgccaacagtgtggaaagagtttagGAAGTAAAGCAAGCCTTAACCtacacatgagagttcacactggagagaagccttacacctgccaacagtgtggaaagagttacaAACATAAAGTAAACCTTAAACGACACATGAGCGTTCACTCTGGAGAGAAACCCCACACATGCCCTcaatgtggaaagagttttagtacaaaacaaaactttgaagaccacatgaggattcacactggagagacgCCGTTCACCTGTCAACAGTGTGGAAAAGGTTTCAACCAAAAAGGAATCCTTAACGTACACATGATAGTTCactctggagagaagccttacacctgccaacagtgtggaaagagtttcaaacgAAAATTAAACCTTAACATACACATGaaagttcacactggagagaaacatTACAcctgccctcagtgtggaaagagtttcagtaTAAAACAAGTCTTTGAAGACCACATAAGAATTCACACgggagagaagccgttcacctgccaacagtgtggaaaaagtttcaaaCAAAAAGGAAGCGTTAACCAACACATGAAAGTTCACACTGAAGAGAAGCCTTAcatctgccaacagtgtggaaaatgtttcaaaataaaagGAAACCTTAACCTACACATGATAGTTCACACTAGAGAGAAacctttcacctgccaacaaTGTGGAGACTGTTTCAAACTAAAAGGACACCTTAACaggcacatgagaattcacactagATAG